One segment of Bombus pascuorum chromosome 6, iyBomPasc1.1, whole genome shotgun sequence DNA contains the following:
- the LOC132908241 gene encoding uncharacterized protein LOC132908241 isoform X2, which translates to MTSTKSKEIADEYISSLSDLTINSKPLINMLTMLAEDNIEHAPAIVQAVENHLQKVRSDIKLPVLYLIDSIVKNVNGAYLNLFTQNIVNTFCGVFEKVDENTRASMWKLRQTWNDVFPAKKLFSLDVRVQSIDPAWPITASPTSVSSGSIHVNPRFFSMPQQSATSIVSQPIVAPVKLPPGDPVTPTEAAMREQLLKKQRELIELQKKKIELELLQAKANLEQQQRQLDKQAGNLKAELVAVTTHITPSTDTVTQGKPVATTVPSQASKQVAKQFPAAAASLLKNAGTNNGPRIAPASSIAVASAKPVSRDPRLKTTSAQDVPVSSVDPRQRISTPTQKDSRGEGQAQLAAHTNTVLSDQLKQQLLSKQAVTSTINKSPTNLAGSDTATLNASNNNNANTNLNNNNNNKNFSGNANKDAVSHRTSQKKDPRLSSNSSGNLNSNNSKGSQSLSMGSNSSLSASNRGGGNNDSKSKDSKSSNSRISSSSAIEKSASSKSSHRKLGNKSRSKQPQTSPCKIPKVDRDASPVRSKSREKDSGDSSPSSRTSPQSFQNSKNRKKNTKSRKRSPSPPYRIPRRNDAKSNLSLSNSSGVTEEEQSGSLIVSPPHPPTFKEIRPNARQRNYVRRNKDGSLSPERSPANAGNVQTAAEPTLESSSKDEDLRATLPLPGAAASVLEKKEDLDLRVLPPAVNTNKRQTAEHMESTLAKKTKAEKFDALFGNEDVDLRTLTHPKAGRPPTPPPPVISGEDGKDGWAKLKTPSKNDREKQANNTDDKRDARDRNRDRLGRLRLYNKLPDDPKERRRTLSNEDQDNRSGRRGRENDKPEKNEDRNIEIIMKQAAEQLNQGSITKTQYNTLIQEVLHMSEDRKLRAAQRKEKEVGSIVWEKGVNLDMAGPGERTTTFSPSGDKEMMRNKDHPIARNPNGPRWQNQPWQQPGPWAHPPGPPYGGPQGHFNSDFRPVGPWQNPRHFGPMRPDYQYHGGFNHSIGPNPRLGPGMIGPMGPNGPLMSNLLPNGPIGPMGMPNPPISLPGMNGPGMMINNGPMTSLISNTNMSSLNASRNVSPSSSSKYDIEDGDQNYTTTMIKNPNPHSRELPPPDSKLLDEIARDTMKSIDIDIQHIPREIRYYGQTGVVFMNWDDPREIGFQDGIRRILIDDKITITCAFNDNYKEFIYEGEVHRIKLGAPTRELYIDDRWYECYFGGMPITVDLGGKKVNVKLEGPPPLVKIGSVKRTDLVVAKINLIINARNMVPVFLDAKPQIFEIEGKPHTLEFIDSLQTVLLNGRPFKVEFGGLPKPIIVRDKKHFIRFSVLPRGVRPGYVKIAGMKGEEPIEAPPTPPLLTQKPKVDAASTPTQFSAVEHESTSQDGSDLRSTPKPDLQLDVLSSALPSAMAPSSGLSYQAEPAENPPTTAPPLSLPLNMNELFQRLVETGIVSNLSEQKKQEEEEKKEPEIIPVSFDKPETLKVKQPAIAAALYSGMQCSSCGARFAPELATRYSHHLDWHFRQNRRERDSARKAHSRPWYYDVSDWIQFEEIEDLEDRVQSWFETEKQTADTEGITAEDSPQEASQPSVPTGTDEDSRCQVCHDAFEQFYNEEKEEWHLRPAINFEGKNYHPLCLDDYKRALEKSALEETIEEMEDEKKESSDETFAEENKTDELSMEALNTEFETVEPSDEIIEDKVPEESTEMEVKEDETIIEDNADIEQNVKMEEQELEYSNKEDVDVESIEKEDTVETEIPETENVDKSFENIKIKEEPIDEPEEQLEEHFDFTSVEIKEEPIEQEPDPEESIITEPATVDTTYAAVKSSIDGNVELDSTPAAMPAAPSRIKINITKPLCISKEPEDSKEKEKPIVETPIEEIIEPLVPASIKPALQGRKLSNLPPVERGQELSGLCSIM; encoded by the exons ATGACATCAACAAAGTCTAAGGAAATAGCGGATGAGTATATCTCATCGTTGTCTGATTTGACGATTAACAGTAAACCATTAATTAATATGCTTACTATGTTGGCTGAAGATAACATAGAACATGCACCAGCAATTGTACAAGCTGTTGAGAATCATCTACAAAAG GTGAGAAGTGATATCAAATTACCTGTCCTTTACTTGATTGATTCAATTGTGAAGAACGTTAATGGAGCATATTTAAATCTCTTCActcaaaatattgtaaatactttttgtgGAGTGTTTGAAAAG gTGGATGAGAATACAAGAGCCAGCATGTGGAAATTGAGGCAAACATGGAATGATGTTTTTCCagcaaagaaattattttctttggatGTACGAGTGCAAAGTATTGATCCTGCCTGGCCAATCACTGCCTCTCCTACTAGTGTTTCTTCTGGATCTATCCATGTTAATCCTCGTTTTTTTTCAATG cCCCAACAATCAGCAACATCTATTGTCTCGCAACCAATCGTAGCACCTGTTAAGCTTCCACCAGGTGATCCTGTGACGCCAACGGAAGCAGCAATGCGAGAGcaattattaaagaaacagCGAGAACTGATAGAActacagaaaaaaaagattgaatTAGAATTACTTCAAGCTAAAGCTAATTTAGAACAACAACAGCGGCAACTCGATAAGCAAGCTGGAAATTTAAAAGCTGAACTG GTTGCAGTTACAACACATATTACGCCAAGCACAGATACTGTCACGCAAGGGAAACCTGTTGCAACCACTGTGCCAAGTCAAGCATCAAAGCAAGTAGCAAAACAG TTTCCAGCAGCAGCCGCTTCGCTTCTGAAAAATGCAGGAACGAACAATGGCCCACGAATTGCACCAGCTAGTAGTATAGCAGTAGCATCAGCTAAACCGGTATCTCGTGATCCAAGACTAAAAACTACCTCGGCTCAAGATGTACCAGTTTCAAGCGTGGATCCTCGTCAGCGAATAAGTACACCAACTCAGAAGGATTCGCGGGGTGAAGGCCAAGCGCAGTTAGCGGCACATACAAACACTGTACTTTCAGATCAATTAAAACAGCAGTTACTTTCGAAACAGGCTGTGACTAGCACTATCAACAAGTCTCCGACAAATCTTGCCGGCTCCGATACTGCGACATTAAACGCtagtaataacaataatgCTAATACGAACctcaacaataataataacaataaaaatttcagtgGTAACGCAAATAAAGATGCTGTGTCGCATCGAACAAGTCAAAAGAAAGACCCTCGATTGTCTAGTAATAGTAGTGGTAACCTAAACAGTAATAATTCCAAAGGTTCTCAAAGTCTATCTATGGGTAGCAATAGTTCTTTATCTGCGAGTAATAGGGGAGGTGGAAATAACGATTCCAAGTCGAAAGACTCGAAGAGTTCGAATTCTCGAATTTCTTCATCTTCGGCAATCGAAAAATCTGCTTCCTCAAAATCCTCGCATAGAAAACTAGGTAACAAATCGCGATCTAAACAACCTCAAACATCTCCGTGTAAAATACCGAAAGTCGACAGAGATGCCAGTCCTGTTAGGTCCAAATCTCGTGAAAAAGATAGTGGAGACAGTTCACCATCCTCGCGTACCTCTCCCCAATCCTTCCAAAACTCTAAAAATCGGAAAAAGAACACAAAATCGAGAAAACGCAGTCCAAGTCCTCCATATAGAATTCCTAGGCGTAATGATGCAAAATCCAATTTAAGTCTAAGCAATTCTAGTGGTGTTACTGAGGAGGAGCAATCTGGTTCATTGATAGTCTCTCCTCCTCACCCACCtacatttaaagaaattagacCGAATGCTAGACAAAGAAATTACGTAAGACGTAATAAGGATGGCAGTCTTAGTCCCGAGCGCTCTCCAGCAAATGCTGGAAACGTTCAAACTGCTGCGGAACCAACTTTGGAATCATCCAGCAAAGATGAAGATTTGAGAGCAACACTACCTCTTCCAGGTGCAGCCGCTTCTGTATTAGAAAAGA AAGAGGACTTAGATTTGCGTGTATTACCACCAGCAGTTAATACTAACAAAAGACAAACTGCAGAACACATGGAATCTACATTagcaaagaaaacaaaagctGAAAAGTTTGATgc attatttGGAAATGAAGATGTTGATCTGCGAACATTAACTCATCCTAAAGCTGGACGACCACCTACACCGCCCCCACCTGTAATATCTGGTGAAGATGGCAAAGATGGGTGGGCAAAATTAAAGACACCATCAAAGAATGACAGAGAAAAGCAAGCTAATAATACTGATGATAAGCGTGATGCTAGAGATCGTAACAGAGATAGATTGGGTAGACTGAGGCTTTACAACAAACTTCCGGATGATcctaaagaaagaagaagaacattATCGAATGAAGATCAAGATAACAGATCAGGTCGAAGAGGTCGAGAAAATGATAAACCTGAAAAGAATGAagatagaaatatagaaattataatgaaaCAAGCTGCCGAACAATTGAATCAAGGATCTATTACTAAAACTCAATACAATACTCTTATTCAAGAAGTTTTACATATGAGTGAAGATCGGAAATTAAGAGCTGCacaacgaaaggaaaaagaagtaGGTTCTATAGTATGGGAAAAGGGTGTAAATTTGGATATGGCGGGCCCCGGTGAGCGTACAACTACATTTAGTCCTTCTGGTGATAAGGAAATGATGAGAAACAAAGATCATCCTATTGCAAGAAATCCAAACGGCCCTAGATGGCAGAATCAACCATGGCAACAACCAGGACCATGGGCTCATCCACCGGGACCTCCTTATGGTGGACCGCAAGGACATTTTAATTCAGATTTTAGGCCAGTTGGTCCATGGCAAAATCCAAGACACTTCGGACCAATGCGACCCGACTATCAATATCACGGTGGCTTTAATCACTCTATTGGTCCAAACCCACGATTAGGACCTGGAATGATAGGACCTATGGGACCTAATGGTCCGCTCATGTCAAATTTATTACCTAATGGTCCAATTGGGCCAATGGGTATGCCTAATCCGCCTATATCATTACCGGGAATGAACGGACCTGGAATGATGATAAATAATGGACCAATGACAAGTCttatttcaaatacaaatatgTCATCATTGAATGCTTCAAGAAACGTATCGCCAAGTTCGTCTTCGAAGTATGATATCGAAGATGGTGATCAAAATTATACTACAACGATGATAAAGAATCCAAATCCTCATAGTCGTGAATTACCGCCACCAgattcaaaattattagatGAAATTGCAAGAGATACTATGAAATCTATAGATATAGACATACAGCATATACCACGTGAAATCAGGTACTATGGTCAAACTGGAGTAGTTTTTATGAATTGGGATGATCCAAGAGAAATCGGATTTCAAGATGGTATACGGCGGATTTTAATTGATGATAAGATCACTATAACCTGTGCATTTAATGATAATtacaaagaatttatttatgaagGTGAAGTTCATAG aattAAATTAGGTGCGCCAACGAGAGAGTTATATATTGATGATAGGTGGTATGAGTGTTATTTCGGTGGTATGCCAATAACAGTAGATCTTGGTGGTAAAAAGGTTAACGTGAAATTGGAAGGACCTCCACCCCTTGTTAAGATTGGTTCTGTAAAGAGAACGGACTTAGTAGTTGCCAAAATTAATCTTATTATCAATGCCCGAAATATGGTTCCTGTATTTTTAGATGCAAAACCTCAAAT atTTGAAATTGAAGGGAAACCTCATACGCTTGAATTTATAGACTCTTTACAAACAGTTCTTTTAAATGGACGGCCATTTAAAGTGGAATTCGGTGGACTACCTAAACCAATTATTGTTAGGGATAAAAAGCATTTTATAAGATTTTCGGTACTGCCTAGAGGTGTCCGACCAGGATATGTTAAGATAGCAGGTATGAAAGGTGAAGAACCTATCGAAGCACCACCTACCCCGCCTCTGTTGACACAAAAGCCGAAAGTGGATGCAGCTTCTACACCAACGCAGTTCTCTGCTGTTGAACATGAATCAACGTCACAAGATGGTTCGGATCTTAGATCTACTCCTAAACCgg ATTTGCAATTAGATGTGTTATCTTCAGCTTTACCATCTGCAATGGCACCATCGTCTGGATTATCTTATCAAGCTGAACCAGCTGAAAATCCACCTACAACTGCTCCACCATTATCATTACCACTGAATATGAATGAACTGTTTCAGAGATTAGTAGAGACTGGTATTGTATCAAATCTTTCTGaacaaaagaaacaagaagaggaagaaaagaaggaaccagaaattATTCCTGTTTCATTTGATAAACCAGAAACACTTAAAGT taAGCAACCGGCTATTGCAGCAGCATTGTACAGTGGCATGCAGTGTAGTTCTTGTGGTGCCAGATTTGCACCAGAATTAGCAACTCGGTATAGTCATCATTTAGATTGGCACTTTAGGCAAAACAGACGAGAAAGAGATTCTGCAAGGAAGGCTCATTCACGACCTTGGTATTATGATGTTAGTGATTGGATACagtttgaagaaattgaagatttAGAAGATAGAg TACAAAGTTGGTTTGAAACGGAAAAACAGACGGCTGATACGGAAGGTATCACGGCCGAGGATTCTCCTCAAGAAGCCTCACAGCCTAGTGTTCCCACTGGAACTGACGAGGATTCTAGATGTCAAGTATGTCATGATGCatttgaacaattttataatgaagAAAAGGAGGAGTGGCATCTAAGACCTGCAATTAACTTTGAAGGAAAGAATTATCATCCATTGTGTCTTGATGATTACAAG AGAGCTTTGGAAAAATCTGCGCTTGAAGAAACAATAGAGGAAATGGAGgatgaaaaaaaggagagcTCAGATGAAACGTTCGCAGAAGAAAATAAGACTGATGAATTAAGTATGGAAGCATTAAATACTGAATTCGAAACAGTAGAACCGTCGGATGAAATAATAGAAGATAAGGTACCGGAAGAATCTACTGAAATGGAAGTTAAAGAGGATGAAACTATAATTGAAGATAATGcagatattgaacaaaatgtaaaaatggaaGAACAAGAATTAGAATATAGTAATAAGGAGGATGTTGATGTGGAAagtatagaaaaagaagatacagTCGAAACAGAAATAccagaaacagaaaatgtggataaatcttttgaaaatattaaaattaaagaagaacCAATTGACGAACCTGAAGAACAATTAGAAGAACATTTTGATTTTACTAGTgtagaaattaaagaagaacCTATTGAGCAGGAACCAG ATCCTGAAGAAAGTATAATAACTGAACCTGCTACGGTTGATACAACATACGCAGCTGTGAAGAGTTCTATTGACGGGAATGTAGAATTGGATTCTACGCCTGCGGCGATGCCAGCGGCTCCATCTCGGATTAAGATCAATATTACGAAACCATTGTGTATCAGTAAAGAGCCAGAGGattcaaaggaaaaagaaaaacctaTAGTTGAAACACctattgaagaaataatagaacCTTTGGTGCCTGCTTCTATCAAACCTGCTTTGCAAGGTagaaaactttcaaatttaccTCCTGTGGAAAGAGGGCAAGAGTTATCGGGACTCTGCTCAATTATGTAA